The Polymorphobacter megasporae genome window below encodes:
- a CDS encoding IS1 family transposase, producing the protein MNTLPHAKRAQILAMLCEGSSMRSISRVVDVSINTVTKLLVDAGEACLDLHDDTVRNVKASRIQCDEIWSFCHAKEKNVASAKAAPEGAGDVWTWTAIDADTKMIVSYFVGDRSGQSAMVLMDDLRSRLANRVQLTTDGHRAYLEAVEGAFGGDVDYAQLVKMYGPTVTAPGRYSPAECTGIKKITREGNPDAKYVSTSFVERQNLTMRMSMRRFTRLTNGFSKKIDNHVHALALYFVHYNFCRIHKSLRVSPAMAAGMTDRLWSFDDIIAKMDAAKVPAKRGPYKKREAISK; encoded by the coding sequence ATGAACACGCTGCCTCACGCCAAACGCGCCCAAATCCTCGCCATGCTGTGCGAGGGTTCGTCCATGCGGTCGATCAGCCGCGTCGTCGATGTGTCGATCAACACGGTGACGAAGCTTCTCGTTGATGCTGGCGAGGCCTGCCTAGACCTCCACGATGATACCGTGCGGAACGTGAAGGCGTCGCGCATCCAATGCGACGAAATCTGGTCGTTCTGCCACGCCAAGGAAAAGAACGTCGCCAGCGCCAAGGCTGCGCCGGAAGGTGCGGGCGATGTATGGACGTGGACCGCGATCGACGCCGACACGAAGATGATCGTCAGCTACTTTGTCGGCGACCGTTCGGGCCAGTCGGCGATGGTTCTGATGGATGATCTTCGCAGCCGCCTCGCCAATCGCGTTCAGCTCACCACGGACGGTCACCGCGCCTACCTAGAGGCCGTCGAGGGCGCGTTCGGAGGCGACGTGGACTATGCACAGCTTGTGAAGATGTATGGCCCCACAGTCACCGCACCGGGCCGCTACAGCCCCGCCGAATGCACCGGCATCAAGAAGATCACCCGCGAAGGCAATCCGGACGCGAAGTACGTCAGCACGTCGTTCGTCGAGCGCCAGAACCTTACGATGCGTATGTCGATGCGCCGGTTCACTCGGCTGACGAACGGCTTCTCAAAGAAGATCGACAACCACGTCCACGCGCTGGCGCTCTACTTCGTCCACTACAACTTTTGCCGCATTCACAAATCGCTGCGCGTCTCCCCGGCGATGGCCGCTGGCATGACCGATCGGCTGTGGTCGTTTGATGACATCATCGCCAAGATGGACGCAGCCAAGGTTCCGGCTAAGCGCGGCCCCTACAAAAAGCGGGAGGCGATTTCAAAGTGA